One genomic window of Leptolyngbya sp. NIES-3755 includes the following:
- a CDS encoding IstB domain protein ATP-binding protein (similar to AA sequence:cyanobase_aa:LBDG_56960), translating into MQLADDPAWLTRAENLLMFGASGVGKSHLAAAVSRRMVEFGKRVKFCSALALVQQLQQAKLQLQLQSMLKKLDRFDLLVLDDLGYVKKSEAETSVLFELIAHRYERRSLLITANQPFSQWDAIFTDSMMTVAAVDRLVHHALIVEIQTESYRKQSAVSRSGASSADKQAVHTKRTP; encoded by the coding sequence ATGCAGCTTGCCGATGATCCCGCTTGGCTCACTCGTGCTGAGAATTTGTTGATGTTCGGGGCAAGCGGGGTCGGCAAGTCGCATCTAGCAGCAGCGGTTTCACGTCGCATGGTGGAGTTTGGGAAGCGGGTCAAATTCTGCTCGGCTTTGGCACTCGTGCAGCAGTTACAGCAAGCCAAGCTGCAACTGCAACTGCAATCGATGCTGAAGAAGCTTGACCGCTTTGACCTGCTCGTTCTCGATGATTTAGGGTATGTCAAAAAGTCAGAAGCTGAAACCTCGGTGCTGTTTGAACTGATTGCTCATCGCTACGAACGTCGCAGTTTGCTCATCACCGCAAATCAGCCGTTCAGTCAGTGGGACGCGATCTTTACCGATTCGATGATGACCGTGGCAGCGGTTGACCGACTGGTGCATCATGCCTTGATTGTCGAGATTCAGACCGAGAGTTATCGCAAACAATCGGCAGTCTCGCGGTCTGGCGCTTCGAGTGCCGACAAACAGGCGGTTCACACCAAGCGAACACCGTAG
- a CDS encoding 3-demethylubiquinone-9 3-methyltransferase (similar to AA sequence:cyanobase_aa:Npun_F2328): MQINHTITPCLWFDDQAEAAAQFYTSIFRNSKIC, translated from the coding sequence ATGCAAATCAATCACACGATTACCCCCTGTTTATGGTTTGATGATCAAGCCGAAGCAGCCGCTCAGTTTTATACATCAATTTTTCGCAATTCCAAGATCTGTTAG
- a CDS encoding DGPFAETKE family protein (similar to AA sequence:cyanobase_aa:Npun_F2327) has protein sequence MKYLLLIYMEENAMSDTEREHCYVESPQLAQDLHTKGKFVASAPLHPVATATSVQVRDGKSLVTDGPFAETREQLGGFYLVNAQDLDEAIAIATRIPGAKVGTVEIRPVLEIPRLPAQ, from the coding sequence ATGAAATATTTGCTGCTGATCTATATGGAGGAGAACGCCATGAGCGATACCGAGCGGGAGCATTGCTATGTCGAATCTCCTCAACTCGCCCAGGATCTTCATACAAAGGGAAAATTTGTAGCATCTGCTCCGCTCCATCCTGTTGCAACAGCGACCAGTGTTCAAGTCCGCGACGGCAAATCGCTTGTGACCGATGGTCCTTTTGCCGAAACCCGTGAACAATTAGGCGGGTTCTACCTCGTCAACGCTCAGGATTTGGATGAAGCCATTGCGATCGCTACCCGCATTCCAGGTGCAAAAGTCGGCACAGTCGAAATTCGCCCCGTTCTTGAAATCCCACGGCTTCCAGCGCAGTGA
- a CDS encoding RNA polymerase ECF-subfamily sigma factor (similar to AA sequence:cyanobase_aa:LBDG_57210), whose translation MTEITSTSKSDVAQALRSSSPSGIIASTYRTEWGRIVAILIRLVGDFDVAEEAAQEAFAAAVNQWEASGIPDLPRAWIIRTARYKAIDLLRRRTRLTEKLEWYAASGLIPSSEEPTYDSDEIPDDRLRLIFTCCHPALAIETQVALTLRTLGGLETDEIARAFLVSTATMAQRLVRAKRKIRDAGIPYKVPELTALSPRIESVLKVIYLIFNEGYAATTGDAIVRADLCTEAIRLGQLVRQLMAHQPSSEVTALVALMLLHDSRRDARLDEAGDLILLEDQDRSRWNHPQIAEALPLVEEALRGGTGVYALQAAIAALHCQATCAEETDWAQIVRLYEVLERLQPSPIVTLNRAVAIAMADSPQAALGLIDSLAPELDSYHLFHATRADLLRRVGALEEATQSYRRALELVANDSERHFLEHRLREVQPNIQSG comes from the coding sequence ATGACAGAAATCACTTCAACCTCAAAATCCGATGTGGCTCAAGCGTTGCGAAGCAGTTCCCCCTCTGGGATAATCGCCTCTACCTATAGAACGGAATGGGGGCGAATTGTTGCCATCCTGATTCGGTTGGTTGGAGATTTTGATGTTGCTGAAGAAGCCGCACAGGAAGCGTTTGCAGCGGCAGTCAATCAGTGGGAAGCCAGTGGGATTCCCGATCTTCCCCGCGCCTGGATTATCCGAACTGCACGATACAAGGCGATCGATCTCCTCCGACGACGAACCCGACTGACCGAAAAACTGGAGTGGTATGCGGCATCGGGATTAATTCCATCGAGTGAAGAACCAACCTATGACAGTGATGAAATTCCCGACGATCGCCTGCGATTAATCTTCACCTGCTGCCACCCGGCACTGGCAATTGAAACTCAGGTGGCACTAACGCTGCGAACGCTAGGTGGACTGGAAACCGACGAAATTGCTCGCGCCTTTCTCGTATCAACTGCAACAATGGCGCAACGACTGGTACGGGCTAAACGCAAAATTCGAGATGCTGGCATTCCCTATAAAGTGCCAGAGTTAACCGCTCTCTCTCCTCGGATAGAGTCTGTGCTGAAGGTAATTTATCTCATCTTTAATGAAGGCTATGCCGCGACCACAGGAGATGCGATCGTGCGGGCTGATCTCTGCACTGAAGCGATTCGCTTGGGTCAACTGGTACGGCAATTGATGGCACACCAACCCTCTTCAGAAGTCACGGCACTGGTGGCATTGATGTTGCTGCACGACTCGCGGCGAGATGCCCGTTTGGATGAAGCTGGTGATTTGATTTTGCTGGAAGACCAGGATCGGAGCCGTTGGAACCACCCACAAATCGCTGAGGCATTGCCCCTAGTGGAAGAAGCCCTGCGCGGTGGAACGGGAGTTTATGCCCTACAAGCAGCGATCGCTGCCCTCCATTGTCAGGCAACCTGTGCAGAAGAAACAGACTGGGCGCAGATCGTGCGGCTCTATGAGGTGTTGGAACGCTTACAACCTTCACCTATCGTGACTTTGAATCGAGCAGTGGCGATCGCAATGGCAGACAGTCCTCAAGCCGCACTTGGACTAATTGATAGCCTCGCCCCAGAATTGGATAGCTATCATCTGTTTCACGCCACTCGTGCGGATTTACTCCGGCGTGTTGGAGCATTAGAGGAAGCGACCCAGAGCTACAGGCGAGCACTAGAATTGGTGGCAAATGACAGTGAGCGTCACTTCCTGGAGCATCGGTTGCGCGAAGTTCAACCTAATATTCAGTCCGGCTAG
- a CDS encoding hypothetical protein (similar to AA sequence:cyanobase_aa:NIES39_K03040) has product MEMSIAQSSDLVSSDWEMPTPPTDLPFDDGVPLESARHRIAMNLLIRSVQFALKDRADFFAGGNMFVYYSRNQAMNRDFRGPDFFVALDVDGSRERKSWILWEEDGRYPDVIVELLSPSTERVDREDKKRLYERVFRTPDYFIFNPFDPSSLQGWRLQIGQGYQPLQPNAQGWLWCESLQLWVGTWEGVIDREPATGTCHWLRFYDTEGCLIPLPEEAERARAEQAEQENARLLEQLRAKGIDVDELLDR; this is encoded by the coding sequence ATGGAAATGTCGATCGCACAATCTTCCGATCTGGTTTCTTCTGACTGGGAGATGCCGACCCCGCCGACTGATTTGCCCTTTGATGATGGAGTTCCTTTGGAAAGCGCTCGCCATCGCATCGCGATGAATCTTTTAATTCGTTCCGTTCAATTCGCCCTGAAAGACCGTGCTGACTTTTTTGCAGGCGGCAATATGTTCGTCTATTACAGCCGCAACCAAGCGATGAATCGTGACTTCCGTGGACCTGATTTTTTCGTGGCATTGGATGTCGATGGGAGCCGAGAGCGGAAATCGTGGATTTTGTGGGAAGAAGATGGACGCTACCCTGATGTCATTGTCGAGCTACTCTCTCCCAGTACCGAGCGAGTAGACCGTGAGGATAAGAAGCGCCTCTATGAGCGAGTCTTTAGGACCCCAGATTATTTTATCTTCAACCCATTTGACCCCAGTTCGCTGCAAGGATGGCGGCTCCAAATTGGTCAGGGGTATCAACCGCTGCAACCGAACGCACAAGGTTGGCTGTGGTGTGAAAGTCTACAGCTTTGGGTTGGAACCTGGGAAGGAGTCATCGATCGAGAACCTGCCACGGGAACCTGTCATTGGCTGCGATTTTATGACACTGAGGGGTGTTTAATCCCGTTACCAGAAGAGGCAGAAAGAGCTAGAGCAGAACAGGCAGAGCAAGAGAATGCACGGTTGCTAGAGCAGCTTCGAGCAAAGGGCATTGATGTGGACGAATTGCTCGATCGCTAG
- a CDS encoding ABC transporter related (similar to AA sequence:cyanobase_aa:Npun_F0287), with protein MLMDRQPYLIAENLSYEVEPTQTLFQGIHLSLSANDRIALVGSNGVGKSMLLKILAGQIRPTQGSVALNGSTYYLPQISTIRDSLQSESVLEFLITISNEWWEIEHSLETMFSTTLDLSLPLQSLSGGELTKLFLAIGLSNSPDLLLLDEPTNHLDYLALEELRQFLIHFQGAFVIVSHKPFFLDQVANSTWELTTVGLQVYGGNYSLYREQKQLEDAAKVRSHETARKELKRTKTAALREQERAAQSSRNGRKRELSNDLPRIVAGAWKRKAEVTAAKLKTQHDSAIADATEKVSATKVKTHKATNIQLTEKSQKSRTLIEVNHANLWIENRLLLKDIQIQVTSGDRIAIAGINGSGKSCFVRAILGTDSATSLQGEMRLAEMKTVYLDQSYEIVDRTQTVLENMQRANSTLNYQLLRQQLGHFLFFNDEVHKSASVLSGGELARLAISMITISELDLLILDEPTNNLDISTVDQMVEALNEYQGALWVISHDLDFLSRIQITRSLHLKQQRLHHTDHLPQARSSYYEELLKR; from the coding sequence ATGTTAATGGATCGACAGCCCTACTTGATTGCTGAAAACCTGAGTTACGAAGTGGAGCCTACCCAAACTTTGTTTCAAGGAATTCATCTCAGCCTTTCAGCAAATGACCGGATTGCTTTAGTTGGCTCGAATGGAGTCGGTAAATCAATGCTGCTGAAGATTTTGGCAGGTCAGATTCGACCGACTCAAGGATCAGTTGCCTTGAACGGTTCAACCTACTACTTGCCGCAAATTAGTACGATTCGAGACTCCCTTCAGTCTGAGTCTGTTCTCGAATTTCTGATCACGATTTCCAATGAATGGTGGGAGATTGAACACAGCCTCGAAACGATGTTCAGCACGACCTTAGACTTATCCTTGCCGCTACAGAGTCTCAGCGGTGGAGAATTGACGAAGTTGTTTCTCGCGATCGGGTTATCTAACTCTCCCGATCTCTTACTCCTAGATGAGCCAACCAACCATCTTGATTATCTAGCTCTCGAAGAATTGCGTCAGTTCCTCATTCACTTTCAAGGTGCATTTGTGATTGTCTCGCACAAACCTTTCTTTCTGGATCAAGTTGCCAATAGCACTTGGGAACTCACGACCGTAGGCTTGCAGGTGTACGGCGGCAACTATTCTCTATATCGGGAACAAAAGCAACTGGAAGATGCTGCAAAAGTACGATCGCATGAAACTGCCCGCAAGGAACTCAAACGAACCAAGACGGCTGCCTTACGTGAACAGGAGCGGGCTGCTCAATCCAGTCGCAATGGTCGCAAGCGAGAACTCAGCAATGATTTACCACGCATTGTTGCAGGGGCTTGGAAGCGAAAAGCAGAAGTGACTGCGGCAAAGCTCAAAACCCAGCATGACAGCGCGATCGCAGATGCAACTGAAAAAGTGTCAGCCACTAAAGTCAAAACACACAAAGCAACAAACATTCAACTGACGGAGAAAAGCCAAAAAAGCAGAACTTTAATCGAAGTCAATCACGCGAATCTTTGGATTGAGAATCGGCTTCTGCTCAAAGACATTCAGATCCAAGTTACAAGTGGTGATCGGATTGCGATCGCGGGCATCAATGGTTCTGGTAAATCCTGCTTTGTGAGAGCGATTTTGGGGACGGATTCAGCCACATCTTTACAAGGTGAGATGCGATTGGCAGAAATGAAAACGGTTTATCTTGATCAAAGTTATGAGATTGTCGATCGCACTCAAACCGTACTGGAGAATATGCAACGAGCAAATTCTACGCTCAACTATCAACTCCTACGGCAGCAGCTAGGACATTTCCTGTTTTTCAATGATGAGGTACACAAATCAGCCTCTGTGCTAAGTGGCGGAGAATTGGCAAGATTAGCGATCTCGATGATCACAATCTCAGAACTCGATTTACTGATTCTAGACGAACCTACCAATAATCTCGACATTTCCACGGTCGATCAGATGGTTGAAGCACTGAACGAATATCAAGGCGCACTCTGGGTGATTTCTCATGATTTGGACTTTCTCAGCCGGATTCAAATAACGCGATCGCTGCACCTCAAGCAGCAGAGGTTACACCACACCGATCATCTGCCTCAAGCGCGATCGAGCTATTATGAGGAATTGCTGAAGCGGTAG
- a CDS encoding IS1 transposase (similar to AA sequence:cyanobase_aa:LBDG_57440) → MESPPPIAMVVKVEAAEMDEMWSFVQSKKQQRWLWHAIDHRTGVVLAYVLAPHEDAALKHLQQLLAPFAIERFYTDSWGAYLRLLDSQKHTVGKTNTQRIERKHLTLRTRIKRLARKTICFSKSTWLHDVVIGLFINRYEFGRSV, encoded by the coding sequence ATGGAAAGTCCGCCACCGATCGCGATGGTGGTCAAAGTTGAAGCAGCGGAAATGGATGAGATGTGGAGCTTTGTGCAATCCAAAAAACAGCAACGTTGGTTGTGGCACGCGATTGATCATCGTACAGGTGTTGTTCTCGCTTATGTGCTGGCTCCCCATGAAGATGCAGCCCTCAAGCACCTTCAGCAACTGCTTGCCCCGTTTGCCATCGAGCGGTTCTACACTGATAGTTGGGGAGCTTACTTGCGATTGTTAGACTCCCAAAAGCACACGGTCGGTAAGACAAACACACAACGCATTGAGCGCAAGCACTTGACCCTTCGCACTCGCATCAAGCGATTAGCTCGAAAAACCATCTGCTTTTCTAAATCCACTTGGTTGCACGATGTAGTGATTGGATTGTTCATCAACCGCTATGAATTTGGGCGGTCGGTCTGA
- a CDS encoding iso-IS1 ORF1 (similar to AA sequence:cyanobase_aa:LBDG_57430) encodes MVLEPVCCPSCNSTNVVKNGKSDEGKQRYRCRNTDCSRRSFIREYSYRGYLPEVKQQISDMAVNGSGIRDTARVLKISPTTVIEELKKRSPSRTSQHRATTADGKSATDRDGGQS; translated from the coding sequence ATGGTACTTGAACCCGTTTGCTGCCCAAGCTGTAACAGTACGAACGTTGTCAAAAATGGCAAGAGTGACGAAGGCAAACAGCGTTATCGTTGTCGCAATACCGATTGCTCTCGCCGTTCTTTCATCCGAGAGTACAGCTATCGGGGATATTTGCCAGAAGTCAAGCAGCAAATCAGCGATATGGCGGTGAACGGCAGTGGCATTCGGGATACGGCAAGAGTGCTGAAAATTAGCCCAACCACTGTGATTGAAGAACTAAAAAAAAGATCGCCATCTCGAACAAGTCAACACCGCGCTACTACAGCAGATGGAAAGTCCGCCACCGATCGCGATGGTGGTCAAAGTTGA
- a CDS encoding NUDIX hydrolase (similar to AA sequence:cyanobase_aa:Cyan7425_2119), with the protein MKYTYNYPRPAITVDCVIFGLDDSDLKVMLIQRGLEPYQGEWALPGGFIQMEESIEAAARRELQEETGIQAVFLEQLYTFGEIDRDPRDRVITIAYYALVNRIEHPTQAATDASQAVWWSVTDLPPLAFDHDKILQLALKRLKGKVRYEPIGFELLPQKFTLSQLQKLYETILGAELDKRNFRRKILKLDILTELDEMQNDVPHRAARLYQFDEQKYQAQKINGVHFEL; encoded by the coding sequence ATGAAGTATACGTATAACTATCCACGCCCAGCCATAACGGTAGACTGCGTGATTTTTGGACTCGATGATAGCGATCTCAAGGTGATGCTGATTCAGCGCGGGCTTGAACCCTACCAAGGCGAATGGGCGTTACCTGGCGGATTTATTCAAATGGAGGAATCGATCGAGGCTGCTGCCCGTCGAGAGTTGCAGGAGGAAACCGGAATTCAAGCGGTCTTTCTGGAGCAACTCTATACGTTTGGTGAGATAGATCGTGATCCACGCGATCGCGTTATTACAATCGCATATTACGCATTAGTCAATCGCATCGAGCATCCCACCCAAGCAGCGACTGATGCAAGTCAAGCTGTGTGGTGGTCTGTTACCGATTTGCCGCCGCTGGCATTTGATCATGACAAAATTCTGCAACTGGCGCTGAAGCGACTGAAAGGGAAAGTACGATATGAACCAATCGGCTTTGAGCTACTCCCACAGAAATTCACCCTCTCACAACTGCAAAAGCTGTATGAAACAATTTTGGGCGCTGAGTTGGATAAACGTAACTTTCGCCGCAAGATTCTCAAACTTGACATCCTGACTGAGTTAGATGAGATGCAGAACGATGTACCGCACCGGGCTGCACGGCTTTATCAATTCGATGAACAGAAATACCAGGCGCAGAAAATCAACGGTGTTCACTTTGAGCTTTAA
- a CDS encoding hypothetical protein (similar to AA sequence:cyanobase_aa:LBDG_00500), translated as MEPFTVTDLPALSNVKTKVITFRCLRHCEAHDPVAKLRNQLLRRPAGVVGLIFTTTQFTQSTQILAQYNANQAILLWEGSEVEYALGHQCFRSGLIQKYQYCVERVAANYRIDLGDLP; from the coding sequence ATGGAGCCATTTACTGTGACGGATTTGCCTGCCTTGTCGAATGTAAAGACCAAAGTGATAACATTTCGATGCCTTCGGCACTGCGAAGCACACGACCCAGTGGCAAAATTGCGAAATCAACTGTTAAGAAGACCTGCTGGAGTCGTTGGCTTGATTTTCACGACGACGCAGTTCACTCAATCCACACAAATTCTGGCACAGTACAATGCGAATCAAGCCATTCTGCTATGGGAGGGCAGTGAAGTTGAGTATGCACTTGGACATCAATGCTTCCGAAGCGGGCTAATCCAGAAGTACCAATATTGTGTAGAACGTGTTGCTGCAAACTATCGAATTGATCTTGGAGATTTACCATGA
- a CDS encoding hypothetical protein (similar to AA sequence:cyanobase_aa:Ava_4261) gives MTSAYLVTERETDLALLKKLLPFALATDLVFYATQGKSSVYSAAGTLLSDRARPVVIVLDAETQNIAEIQEKISLANTLLLPAAPLGVPFKVLFATPTIASILLSDPPVRLDSHPDLEEINQMTAAQIQTLQRHPLIQQLIEFLSGVCQQIA, from the coding sequence ATGACTTCCGCCTATCTTGTCACTGAACGCGAAACGGATCTCGCGCTTTTGAAAAAACTTCTACCCTTTGCTTTGGCTACGGATCTCGTGTTTTATGCCACGCAGGGAAAGTCCTCCGTTTATTCAGCGGCAGGAACGTTGCTCTCGGATCGTGCCCGTCCGGTTGTAATTGTCCTAGATGCGGAAACTCAAAACATTGCAGAAATTCAAGAAAAAATTAGTTTAGCAAATACGCTACTTCTGCCCGCAGCACCTCTGGGCGTTCCTTTCAAAGTGTTGTTCGCGACACCGACGATCGCGTCGATTCTGCTGAGTGATCCACCCGTGCGGCTCGACTCACACCCTGATTTGGAAGAAATTAACCAAATGACGGCTGCACAAATTCAAACCCTTCAACGTCATCCCCTGATTCAGCAATTGATCGAATTTCTGTCCGGCGTTTGCCAGCAGATTGCCTAG
- a CDS encoding hypothetical protein (conserved hypothetical protein;~similar to AA sequence:cyanobase_aa:AM1_E0105): MPRKAPQKCYKCAALAIEQVHQLHGTPKTDPENFLRDSNVQSDGCYDLKLCPPKRSRLRNAEVNRQKQAIEQQARLEQVAINAPDLDRAYAVLTVYREAGYDSPIHAISGSVWKGNQQIVQITPIHTEGMTPTVLEAYVDRMVLMLSQRYGIRKFSARIRLDPLCCLIRPCFHHAEGVA; the protein is encoded by the coding sequence ATGCCGAGAAAAGCACCACAAAAATGCTACAAATGTGCGGCACTCGCGATCGAGCAAGTGCATCAACTTCATGGAACTCCAAAAACTGATCCAGAGAATTTCCTGCGTGACTCAAACGTCCAGAGCGATGGCTGCTACGACTTGAAACTTTGCCCACCGAAGCGATCTCGCTTGCGAAATGCAGAAGTCAATCGTCAAAAACAGGCAATTGAGCAGCAAGCACGTTTGGAGCAGGTTGCGATCAATGCACCTGATTTGGATCGCGCTTATGCGGTTCTCACAGTCTATCGTGAGGCAGGATACGACTCCCCAATTCATGCGATCTCAGGGTCAGTCTGGAAAGGCAATCAACAAATCGTTCAAATCACACCCATTCACACCGAGGGCATGACTCCAACTGTGCTGGAAGCGTATGTCGATCGCATGGTGCTGATGCTGTCTCAGCGATATGGCATTCGTAAGTTTTCGGCTCGGATTCGGCTTGACCCGTTGTGCTGCCTGATTCGTCCCTGCTTTCATCATGCGGAGGGAGTGGCATGA
- a CDS encoding hypothetical protein (conserved hypothetical protein;~similar to AA sequence:cyanobase_aa:LBDG_12610): MTQTKPQFRTIDEYLDYDDGTGKRYELVNGELVEFPNENPINNTIASILFAAFLTLGIPAYRLVIGHQIEVESSEVSARQPDLIVHTDESIRALLSDDRIIRLGMPVPQLVVEVVLPGGPSSENYQRDYVEKPREYAARGIGELWQIDPSRSVVNVLELVNGAYQSRPFAGDDSILSPQVPNLQLTAAQLLAVQLYCNSALWGE; this comes from the coding sequence ATGACTCAAACGAAGCCACAATTCAGAACGATAGACGAGTATCTCGACTATGACGACGGTACTGGCAAGCGCTATGAACTGGTGAATGGGGAGCTAGTTGAATTTCCAAATGAAAATCCGATCAACAATACAATCGCATCAATTCTGTTTGCAGCTTTTTTAACCCTAGGGATTCCCGCTTATCGGTTAGTCATCGGGCATCAAATCGAGGTCGAATCGAGTGAAGTCAGCGCTCGACAGCCAGATCTGATCGTTCACACCGACGAATCAATCCGCGCTCTCCTGTCTGACGATCGCATCATCCGATTGGGAATGCCTGTGCCGCAGCTTGTGGTCGAAGTCGTATTACCAGGCGGTCCGAGTAGCGAGAACTATCAACGCGATTACGTGGAAAAGCCGAGAGAATATGCAGCACGAGGCATCGGTGAACTGTGGCAAATTGATCCGAGTAGATCTGTCGTGAACGTGCTGGAACTGGTAAACGGAGCTTATCAATCGCGTCCGTTTGCGGGTGATGATTCAATTCTGTCACCGCAAGTTCCGAATCTACAGTTGACCGCAGCTCAACTTCTAGCGGTGCAACTTTACTGCAACTCTGCGTTGTGGGGAGAGTGA
- a CDS encoding hypothetical protein (conserved hypothetical protein;~similar to AA sequence:cyanobase_aa:LBDG_32960), which produces MTEAKQQALSTWKWTLDRYHQAVEAGVFEGAPVELLHGELVERSPEGVPHAGLNDRSSRYLQRFLGEWAIVRVGHPITLPNRSEPEPDLAIAEPLEDVYIDEHHPYPENIFWIIEYSSSSLNKDLEVKSKVYAEAGIREYWVINLKTRELNVFRNLVNGQYQRQVVLTDGVISPLAFPNVQIDAARLLRR; this is translated from the coding sequence ATGACTGAAGCCAAACAGCAAGCACTCTCGACGTGGAAATGGACGCTTGATCGCTATCACCAAGCGGTCGAAGCGGGGGTCTTTGAGGGTGCGCCCGTCGAACTATTGCATGGAGAATTGGTAGAAAGGTCCCCTGAAGGTGTTCCCCACGCTGGACTTAATGATCGATCGTCGAGGTACTTGCAACGGTTTCTAGGGGAATGGGCAATTGTGCGTGTTGGGCATCCAATCACCCTACCGAACCGCTCAGAGCCAGAACCTGATTTAGCGATCGCTGAACCCCTCGAAGATGTCTACATCGACGAACATCACCCCTACCCGGAAAACATCTTTTGGATCATCGAATACTCAAGCTCAAGCTTGAATAAAGACTTAGAGGTAAAGTCTAAAGTCTACGCAGAGGCAGGAATTCGTGAGTACTGGGTGATCAATCTGAAAACAAGGGAGTTGAATGTTTTTCGTAATCTGGTGAATGGTCAGTATCAGCGACAAGTTGTGCTGACTGATGGCGTGATTAGCCCGCTGGCTTTCCCAAATGTCCAAATCGATGCTGCGAGATTATTGCGACGGTAA
- a CDS encoding integrase domain protein SAM domain protein (similar to AA sequence:cyanobase_aa:Cyan7425_2894) — protein MEPKRRAIPEIQILPVRRESLPAEKSVSEPTDLRESRVEEFLQARSLAPKTQRAYRQDLQQFLNWSDQSWANVTPRQIAQFKAHLMRTDLETKQRVLSDATVRRVLGTIKNFFGWMARSRYIPFDPTAEVELPKLTEPEAQNLNETEVEQIYQAIGQSSMPERNLALISVLLHGLRANEVSALNREDFDGRRLRIRQAKADSKGFVPLTEAVIEILENYLVWRQQQGEVIQPISPLFVSHSRRNRGQRLSYEGIRKVVDVISEKTEIDFYAHRCRHTFATNLVLKGMNPYHVMTLTRHRSVQSFRRYTKAADQAAAEAAFYEIGSPASLAGKEKTHESEKPKG, from the coding sequence TTGGAACCAAAGCGCAGAGCAATTCCAGAAATTCAAATTCTTCCAGTCCGTCGGGAGTCACTTCCAGCCGAAAAATCGGTTTCAGAACCAACGGATTTACGGGAATCGCGGGTGGAGGAATTTTTGCAGGCGCGATCGCTTGCCCCTAAAACTCAAAGAGCCTATCGCCAAGACTTACAGCAGTTTCTCAATTGGAGCGATCAAAGCTGGGCGAACGTGACACCCCGACAAATCGCACAGTTCAAGGCGCATTTGATGAGAACCGATTTAGAGACGAAGCAACGGGTATTGTCAGATGCGACCGTGCGGCGGGTGTTGGGAACGATCAAGAACTTTTTCGGTTGGATGGCGCGATCTCGCTATATTCCTTTTGATCCCACTGCCGAAGTAGAGTTACCTAAACTGACCGAACCCGAAGCTCAAAATCTGAATGAGACGGAAGTTGAACAAATTTATCAGGCGATCGGGCAAAGCTCGATGCCAGAACGAAATCTAGCTTTAATCTCAGTGCTATTACATGGCTTACGAGCAAACGAAGTCTCGGCATTGAATCGTGAGGACTTCGATGGACGACGACTGAGAATTCGTCAAGCCAAAGCCGATAGTAAGGGATTCGTGCCTTTAACTGAAGCGGTGATCGAGATACTAGAAAACTATTTGGTATGGCGACAGCAGCAGGGAGAAGTGATTCAACCAATCAGCCCCTTGTTTGTGTCACACTCGCGGCGCAATCGGGGACAGCGATTAAGTTATGAAGGCATTCGGAAAGTGGTGGATGTGATTTCTGAGAAAACCGAAATCGATTTCTATGCTCATCGCTGCCGTCACACCTTCGCGACAAATTTGGTTCTCAAAGGCATGAATCCCTATCATGTGATGACCTTAACGCGCCATCGTTCTGTCCAAAGCTTCCGGCGCTACACGAAAGCAGCAGATCAAGCGGCGGCGGAAGCAGCATTCTATGAAATAGGATCTCCTGCGTCTCTAGCTGGAAAAGAAAAAACTCACGAATCGGAGAAACCCAAGGGCTAA